The Chloroflexota bacterium region TTGGGCAGGTGCGCCGGCCGCTTGCCGCCTGTCACCAGCTCCGCTCCTTGCGCCTTCCCGGACGCGATGTACTCCTCGATCTTCGTCCGCCGCTCCTCGCGGATCACCGGCCCCATCATCACCTGCGGGTCCGCCGGGTCGCCCATCTTCACGTTCTTCAGCTGGTTCGCCATCTTCTGCACCAGCATATCGTGGTTCTTCCTGCTCACCAGGACGCGCGTCGTGTTCACGCAGCCCTGGCCGCTGTGCATGAAGGCCGGGGCGGAGGCCGCGGGGACCGCCATATCCAGGTTCGCGTCATCCAGGATGATGAGCGGCGATTTCCCGCCGAGCTCCAGGTGAACCCGCTTCAGCGTCTTGGAGCCCGCCTCCATGATCTTTTTCCCGGTGGCCACGCTCCCCGTGAAGCTGACCTTGTCCACCATGGGGCTGTCCACCAGCTCCGTGCTGATCTCCACGCTCTCCCCCGTCACTACGTTAAAGACGCCGTGCGGCAGGTCGCTCTCCGCGACGCACTTTGCCAGCAGGAGATTCACCAGCGGCGCATAGGGCGGCGTCTTCACCACCATCGTGGCCCCTGCGGCCAGCGCCGGGCCCACTTTTTGGATCGTGGTGAAGAGCGGATAGTTCCAGGTGGGGATGAGGCCGCAGACTCCCACGGGCGCGTAGTAGACCATGCTGTTGATCAGGCGTCCGCTCCCCGGCCCATGGCGCATCACGATGGGCGGCACCATCTCGTCGAACTCGAAGGTGGCGGCCAGGTCGGCGTAGTCGTACATGTGCTCGATCACCCAGTCCACGTTCACCATATAGGTATAGGCCTCGGCGCCCGCCTCCGCCGTCACGAGCCTCTTCAGCTCGTCCTTCCGCTTCGTCAGGCCGTCGGCGATCTGGCGGATGATGCGGGCGCGCTCCCGCTTGTCCGTGTGCGGCCAGGCCCCTTCGTCAAAGGCCTTCCGCGCCGCCTGGATTGCCTGCCGCATATCCTGCCTGCCCGCGTTCGGCGCCAGTCCCACCGGCTCCTCTGTGGCCGGGTTGATGACGGCATACGTCCTGCCGTCGGATGCGGACGTCCATTTCCCCTCTACGTACATCTGATAGGTTGGCGTTCGAGCCGCTGTCGTTGTCATATCCCCTCTCCTTGTCTCCTCTTGGGTTCTCTTCTAGCCCAGCATCACCAGTCCCGCATCCACGGGTATCGTCTGTCCCGTCACCATCGCGCTATCTTCCGAGGCCAGGTAGACCGCGGTCCCCGTCAGGTCCCACGGCTCCAGGCTCTTACCCAGGGCTGTCACGTTCTTCAGCCCGTCAATCATCTGCGGCGCCACCACCTTCTTCGTCGCCTCGGACATCGTCACGCCGGGCGCGATGGCGTTCACTCGGATGTTGTACGGCCCGCCCGTCATCGCCATCATCTTCGTCAGGTATATGGCCCCTGACTTCGTCAGGCCGTAGTGGTAGGTCGAAAAGTTGCTCGCCTTGAACTTCATAGGCTGGGGCAGTACGTAGGCCGCGCCGGAGGAGATATTGATGATGCTCCCGCCGCCCTGGTCCTTCATGATCGGGAAGACGGCCCTGCCGCAGATGATGATGCCGATGAGATTCACGTCAATCATCTTCCGCAGATAGGCGATGGACTGGTCCTTGGAGTCCATGTCGTAGTAGATGGCGGCATTGTTCACCAAGATATCCACCCGGCCGAAGCGGTCATAGACCTCCTTCGCCATGGCGTTGGCGCTCTCCTCGTTCGAAACATCGGCGCGGACCGCCAGCGCCTTGCCCCCTGCCTTGATGATCTCCGATTCCACCGCCTTCGCCTGCTCGATCCGCAGATCGGCTATGCCCACCGCCGCTCCCTCCTGCGCGAACCGCAGGCAGTACGCCCTGCCGATGCCCTGGGCGCCGCCCGTCACGATCGCCACCTTCCCTTTCAGTCGCATGGCGCACCTCCACACGGGGCTCTGTCCCCAAAAGTGGGCGTAGTATGCCCACAGCCAGGATGAATTGCAATGAGGAAACGCGCCGTGTCTCTACGCCCGTCTCCTTGACGAACCATATTGCCCCCTATACCCTCGAAGAGTGAAAGAGCACGGTCTGACGAAATACCTGCTCATCGCCATCTGGGGCGGCTTGGCCTTCCTTCTCTTGATGCCGTTCCTCATCGGCATTGACACCATCTTCCCCTACATCGTCCGCAAGTCCATCTTCGCCCGCGCCCTCATCGAGATCCTCGCCGGGCTCTGGCTCATCCTTATCCTGCACGACGGCCGCTACCGCCCCAAGCCCTCCTGGGTCATCTATGCCCTGTGCGCCTACCTCCTCCTCTCCGTCGTCTCCGCCGTCTTCGGCGTCAGCTTCAACCGCAGCATGTGGTCCACCTATGAGCGCATGATGGGCATCTGGGACCTCCTCCACTGGGTCGTCCTCGCCCTCATCCTCGCCTCCGTCATGCGCACCAGCCGTGCCTGGTTCTGGCTCTTCAACTGGAATCTCTTCCTCGTTCTCCTCCTCTGCCTCATCGGCTTTACAGAGATGTACGGCATAGGCAAAAAGGCCATCCCTGAGGCTCTGAACGACTTCCTCTATCCGGAGCTCATCTAT contains the following coding sequences:
- a CDS encoding aldehyde dehydrogenase family protein, which encodes MTTTAARTPTYQMYVEGKWTSASDGRTYAVINPATEEPVGLAPNAGRQDMRQAIQAARKAFDEGAWPHTDKRERARIIRQIADGLTKRKDELKRLVTAEAGAEAYTYMVNVDWVIEHMYDYADLAATFEFDEMVPPIVMRHGPGSGRLINSMVYYAPVGVCGLIPTWNYPLFTTIQKVGPALAAGATMVVKTPPYAPLVNLLLAKCVAESDLPHGVFNVVTGESVEISTELVDSPMVDKVSFTGSVATGKKIMEAGSKTLKRVHLELGGKSPLIILDDANLDMAVPAASAPAFMHSGQGCVNTTRVLVSRKNHDMLVQKMANQLKNVKMGDPADPQVMMGPVIREERRTKIEEYIASGKAQGAELVTGGKRPAHLPKGFFVEPTVFANVRNDMKIAREEIFGPVVSVIPYTDEADAIRIANDTTYGLGATIFTTDMPKGRQMARRMRAGSVSVGPGANVRTAPFGGFKESGIGRESGKFGVAEYTEMMAIHWS
- a CDS encoding SDR family oxidoreductase, coding for MRLKGKVAIVTGGAQGIGRAYCLRFAQEGAAVGIADLRIEQAKAVESEIIKAGGKALAVRADVSNEESANAMAKEVYDRFGRVDILVNNAAIYYDMDSKDQSIAYLRKMIDVNLIGIIICGRAVFPIMKDQGGGSIINISSGAAYVLPQPMKFKASNFSTYHYGLTKSGAIYLTKMMAMTGGPYNIRVNAIAPGVTMSEATKKVVAPQMIDGLKNVTALGKSLEPWDLTGTAVYLASEDSAMVTGQTIPVDAGLVMLG